In Camelus bactrianus isolate YW-2024 breed Bactrian camel chromosome 10, ASM4877302v1, whole genome shotgun sequence, a genomic segment contains:
- the OR5B21 gene encoding olfactory receptor 5B21: MENSTEVTEFILLGLTDDPTLQVPILLVFLSIYLITLVGNGGMIAITHSDSHLHTPMYFFLSNLSLVDLGYSSAVAPKMLAALQSGDRIISYNGCAAQFFFFVGFATVECYLLASMAYDRHAAVCRPLHYTSTMTAGVCALLTAGSYVCGFLNASIHTAQTFSLSFCGSNEINDFFCDLPPLLALSCSNTSTNELVVFYVVGFNVFFTFLVVLVSYLFIFVAIQRMRSAEGRKKAFSTCGSHLTAVSTFYGTIIFMYLKPSSPQSMDTDKITSVFYSVVIPMLNPLIYSLRNKEVKNALWKILSKLYSRTLSVSRK; this comes from the coding sequence ATGGAGAATAGCACAGAAGTAACAGAGTTCATCCTCTTAGGATTAACAGATGACCCCACCCTTCAGGTCCCCATCCTCCTGGTATTTTTGTCCATCTACCTGATCACTCTGGTGGGGAATGGGGGGATGATAGCAATCACCCACTCAGACTCCCACCTCCACACTCCAATGTACTTCTTCCTCAGTAACCTCTCCCTTGTAGACCTGGGTTACTCATCAGCCGTGGCTCCCAAGATGTTGGCTGCGCTGCAGTCAGGGGACAGAATCATCTCCTACAATGGATGTGCTGCTCAGTTCTTCTTCTTTGTGGGTTTTGCCACCGTCGAGTGCTACCTCCTGGCCTCCATGGCCTATGACCGCCACGCAGCGGTGTGTAGGCCCCTTCATTACACCAGCACCATGACAGCAGGTGTGTGTGCCCTCCTGACTGCCGGCTCCTACGTCTGTGGCTTCCTCAATGCTTCCATCCACACAGCACAAACCTTCAGCCTCTCCTTCTGTGGTTCGAATGAGATTAATGACTTTTTCTGCGACTTACCACCACTTCTGGCTCTCTCGTGCTCCAACACAAGCACCAACGAGCTGGTGGTCTTCTATGTCGTGGGATTCAACGTCTTTTTCACCTTCCTGGTCGTCCTCGTCTCTTACCTCTTCATATTTGTTGCCATTCAACGAATGCGctctgcagaaggaaggaagaaagcctTCTCCACCTGTGGGTCCCACCTCACTGCCGTCTCTACCTTCTATGGGACAATCATCTTCATGTACTTAAAGCCCAGCTCCCCCCAGTCCATGGACACAGACAAAATCACTTCTGTGTTTTACTCGGTGGTGATTCCCATGCTGAACCCCTTGATCTACAGTCTTAGGaacaaagaagtgaaaaatgcTCTCTGGAAAATACTCAGCAAACTTTATTCCCGGACTCTAAGTGTGAGTAGGAAGTAG
- the LOC141578939 gene encoding olfactory receptor 5B12-like, translating into MAPVENRTELIEFILVGITDDPGLQIPLSLVFTLVYLITLLGNLGVITLILLDSRLHTPMYFFLSNLSLADFGYSTAVTPKAMAGFLIGDKVISYNACAAQLFFFAVFVVVEIVLLNCMAYDRYAAVCKPLHYTSIMTTSLCLCLVIGSYVLGFLEASLNTWNIFNLSFCRFNVIDDFFCDAPPLLALSCSDSYINEMVIFFVVGFNALFSVLIISISYLFIFITILRMRSSEGRQKAFSTCASHLTAISIFYGTGTFMYLLPSSSHSMDTDKVASVFYAIIVPMLNPMIYSLRNKEVKSAFKKAVGKAKFSVRFIF; encoded by the coding sequence ATGGCCCCAGTGGAGAATCGTACAGAGCTGATTGAATTCATTCTTGTTGGGATAACTGATGACCCAGGACTGCAGATCCCACTCTCTCTGGTGTTCACTCTCGTCTACCTCATCACTCTGCTTGGGAACTTGGGAGTGATCACATTGATCCTGCTGGACTCTCGTCTCCACActcccatgtacttcttcctcagtAACCTGTCTCTGGCAGACTTTGGTTACTCCACAGCTGTCACTCCCAAGGCGATGGCTGGATTCCTTATAGGAGACAAGGTCATTTCCTACAATGCATGTGCTGCTCAGTTGTTCTTTTTTGCGGTCTTTGTTGTTGTGGAAATTGTTCTCTTGAACTGCATGGCCTATGACCGTTATGCAGCAGTGTGTAAACCACTACATTACACCAGCATCATGACAACAAGCTTGTGTTTGTGTCTGGTCATAGGTTCCTATGTCCTTGGTTTTCTGGAGGCCTCTCTGAACACATGGAACATATTCAATCTCTCTTTCTGTAGATTCAATGTGATTGATGATTTTTTCTGTGATGCCCCTCCTCTCCTGGCTCTCTCATGCTCAGACAGCTACATCAATGAGATGGTTATATTTTTTGTGGTGGGTTTCAATGCCCTCTTTTCTGTCCTGATCATCTCGATTtcctatttgtttatatttatcacCATTCTGAGGATGCGCTCATCTGAAGGACGCCAGAAGGCTTTTTCCACTTGTGCTTCCCACCTCACTGCCATCTCCATCTTCTACGGGACTGGCACCTTCATGTACTTACTGCCCAGCTCCAGCCATTCCATGGACACTGACAAGGTGGCATCTGTGTTCTATGCCATCATTGTTCCCATGCTGAACCCTATGATCTACAGCCTGAGGAACAAAGAGGTCAAGAGTGCCTTTAAAAAGGCTGTAGGGAAGGCAAAGTTCTCTGTAagattcatattttaa
- the LOC105070990 gene encoding LOW QUALITY PROTEIN: olfactory receptor 5B12-like (The sequence of the model RefSeq protein was modified relative to this genomic sequence to represent the inferred CDS: inserted 2 bases in 1 codon) has translation MPFMENSTELTEFILVGITDDPRLQIPLSLVFTLVYLITLLGNLGVITLILLDSRLHTPMYFFLSNLSLADFGYSTAVTPKAMAGFLIGDKVISYNACAAQLFFYAVFIVEIFLLTSMAYDRYAAVCKPLYYTSIMTTSLCLCLVIGSYVLGFLEASLNTWNIFNLSFCRSNVIDDXFCDATPLLALSCSDNNINEMILFVLVGFNIIFSVLAILISYLFIFITILRMRSSEGHQKAFSTCASHLTAVSVFYGTGAFMYLLPSSNHSMDTDKLASVFYAIIVPMLNPLVYSLRNKDIKSAFKKAVRKAKSLIRFRF, from the exons atgccTTTCA TGGAGAATAGTACAGAGCTGACTGAATTCATTCTTGTTGGGATAACTGATGACCCAAGACTGCAGATCCCACTCTCTCTGGTGTTCACTCTCGTCTACCTCATCACTCTGCTTGGGAACTTGGGAGTGATCACATTGATCCTGCTGGACTCTCGTCTCCACActcccatgtacttcttcctcagtAACCTGTCTCTGGCAGACTTTGGTTACTCCACAGCTGTCACTCCCAAGGCGATGGCTGGATTCCTTATAGGAGACAAGGTCATCTCCTACAATGCGTGTGCCGCTCAGTTGTTCTTTTATGCAGTCTTTATTGTGGAAATTTTTCTCTTGACCTCCATGGCCTATGATCGTTATGCAGCAGTGTGTAAACCACTATATTACACCAGCATCATGACAACAAGCTTGTGTTTGTGTCTGGTCATAGGTTCCTATGTCCTTGGTTTTCTGGAGGCCTCTCTGAACACATGGAACATATTCAATCTCTCTTTCTGTAGATCAAATGTGATTGATGA TTTCTGTGATGCTACCCCTCTCCTTGCTCTTTCTTGCTCAGACAACAACATAAATGagatgattttatttgttttggtggGCTTCAATATCATCTTTTCTGTCCTGGCCATCTTGATCTCTTATCTGTTTATATTTATCACCATTCTGAGGATGCGCTCATCTGAAGGACATCAGAAGGCATTTTCCACCTGTGCTTCTCACCTCACTGCTGTCTCTGTCTTCTATGGGACAGGTGCCTTCATGTACTTACTGCCCAGCTCCAACCATTCCATGGACACAGACAAATTGGCATCTGTGTTCTATGCCATCATTGTTCCCATGCTGAACCCACTGGTCTACAGCCTGAGGAACAAAGACATCAAGAGTGCCTTTAAAAAGGCTGTGAGGAAGGCAAAGTCTTTGATAAGATTTAggttttaa